The DNA region ATCAAAGCCAACCCGAATTGCTTTTTGGCCATTTCCATAAAATATTCCAAGCAAGGCTGGATTGTCAAAGGGCACGGTGTCTGCGCCAAATATGCAATCTCTGCGCACAATGACGGTAACTTCATAATAATTATTACCAATGCTTCTGTAATTAAGTTGACCACCCACCAGGTGAGTAGCTTTTAATTCATCTGATGAACACAAAAGAACAATGCTCAAAACAACCAAACTCCGCAGGCTTTTTACTAAGCTTAGAAATTGATGCTTACTTATTTTGAAGTTGTTCATTAGATAGGGTTTATGCTATTCCTTAATTTCAATAATATCAACACGTCGTTCTCTGGATGCTTCAATTGTAAAAATTGATCTGAGATCTTGTTTTTTATCACTTATACCTGTAGGTGCATTAGTTTCACCAAATGGTTTTTGACTTAATTTTAATTGTTTAGATCGTATGTATTCAATCAATACACCATTATTATGTCTATAAAACTCATTGTAAATTGAAACAATTCTACGCTGACTTAAATTTAGATTGTATTCAGGCTTAGCAAGAGGGGAAGCGTAACCTTTTACAAATATTTCATACCGCTTGCCATTTGCAAGATCTTTTTCCAATAGTTTTAAAAATTTATCAAACCGCTCTTTTCCATATTTAATTTGATTTTCAAAAAATGTATCCATTGGATAGCCTGATGTATCTCCATTCATTTTTTGAATCGCAAGATACTTGCTTAAAAAATCAATTTTTTTAGCGTAATAAGCTTCGTATGTTTTTGAATACTTTAAAAGAGTATGCCGTTTAAATGTATTTGGGTCGGGTCGGTCATTATCAAAATATAAACTTATTGGAAGTAAACTATATATTTCAGGTTCTAAAAATATTTTTTGTACCACGATACTATCGGTTGCACAGTCAATGTTTAAATACACAATGGTGGTTGCGAAATCAGGTTTTGATCCGATAATTTTATACTTATGACAGGGTATTATATTGAACTGACTTAAATTTGTATTTAGATTTGTTACTACGATCGGTTCTCTTTGAGGATCATCCAGATCAATTAAACTAATTGTTACGGCATTCAAGGTGTCTTTTGTGATTTTATGAAAACTCAAGACATCAAGTGAAATTGCGTTGGGTTTTAAAAATAATTTCTTAGTTATATTAGTAAATTCTGCCGGTTTGCCAGTATTGAAACTTATGGAATCAGGTAAATAACCTTGTTTGGTAGCTATTAATTTGTAGTTTTTATCACATAAAATTGCAAATCGATACGTATTGGTTTGTTCTGTGTTAATGGTAATTCGTGGAGCAGTTGGCCGGTCCAGGTCAATAAGACTTATGTTTACATTTTTCAGTTCCTTTTTAGTATAATATTGATAAACGAATGCATCTAAATTAATATCACAAGGCAGTAGATTAATTTTAAATAAATCAAGACAACACGCTTCACTAGCATCATCTAAAAACTGTGTTCCTGTCCTATTGGAAGCTAAATAAGCTATTGTATCAAGATTGGTAATCACATAGTATACATCATCAAAGCTGCTATTTACAGGAACTCCTGTGTTTTTAGGAATTGCCCAGGAATGATCAACATATTTAGATTGGTAGACATCAAAACCACCCATTCCCAGATACCCTTTTGAAGAAAAGTAAAGCGTTTTAGATTTAGGATGATAATATGGAGTTATATCATCTGTATTCGTGTTTATGTCTGCACAATTTACTGGCTCTGAATAATTTCCGGTTTCATCTATTTTTACATACCAAATATCCAGGCCTCCTTTTCCCTTAGATCTATTAGACACGTAAAACAATGTTGGATTCACATCATTATCTAAGTAACAGAGATGAGGTTGTGTGCTGGTACTACCCGCAATATTTATATAATCAGGCAATTTAACCGGACTTGACCAATTTCCTGAAACATCAATTGTACTGGTAAATAAATCACAGCGTTTGTCATAATCATTTAAATCTTCACAAATAGTAAAATAGACTTTTGTATAATCTTTATTATAACTGGTGTGTGCTATGTTTAATCCTTCAGCAACATAATCTGGAGGAAGTAATTCAACAGGAAATTCAGATTTATGACTTATTAGAATTTTTGAATTGTATCGCTTTGGAATCGTTGTAATCTTCTTGTTTTCAAAACGAAGTGAAGAATAAACTAAATCATCTTTAAATAATTCGGGTGCAAAGTCTGAAAACTGGGAATTTACCTGATCAGACATCCTTTCCATGGTCAATCCTTTTATAGGGTATTTAAGTTGTTCGGAAGCCCACTCGCAAGCCTGGATTTCTTTTTTTGCTACTGTAAGATAGCTTGAATCTTCACCGGAATGCTCAGAATTGAAAATTTTATAAGCAAGAATTGCATTTGAATAATCCCCTTGAATTTGCCTTGTCTGCCCTAACCAAAATCCAGCTAAAGGATAAAAATTATTTAATTCATGGTGCAGCACACTATCATAAAACATGGCAGCCATTTTATATGCCCCAAATAATCTGGCACATTCCGCAGTTTTATATAAATAAGATGCATTTGTGGGTTCAAATTCTAAGGCTTCTCTATATTTAGAGTATGCATCATAATAATTTTTTGAAGCAAGTGACTTTTCTGCAGCCTCTAAAATACGCGATAAACTTTGTCCATTGGAATCAATGATAACCAATTGAAACATAACAAGAATTATTCCTACCGTTCTACCCCACATACAATGCGATTAAAATATTGGACAAGATTTTAAAACAGTCAAAGGATGTGCTTTTACTAAAATATACATTAGTGAAAATTCGGGTCCACCTCGATTGTTCACAACGTTTTTAAAACCCGAAGTCGTTATATCATAACTAAATCCAGCATACCAGGTTTTATATTCTACTGCAATTTTTGGAACAATCGCATCATCCAATCGGCTAGCTAATCCGACTAATAGATTTAATTCTTTGCCACGTTTTTGATTGAGATAAAATTTTCCATAGCCACCTAACACCAATTCACGGTAAGCTTGTTGAAGTTGATACTGTCCATGCAACAACAGGTCAAATGAACTTGCAAGTTTAATGGCAGGCTGCATATTTATATTAAATCGGATCGGAAGCTTAATGGATAATGATTGGTCAAAAAACTTTTGATCAGGTCTCGTCAAGTGATAGGCAGCAGTCCCCAAATCGACTTTTGTCCTGCTTGATTTTTGCCATCTGTAATTGATTCCTGTACCGAAGTCAAAATATTGATTTGATGTATTGGATAAATTTTCACCGGTAGGCCTGTTTGGATCAAAATTATCAATCCATTGGGCATCCCACTGCAATTCTTCGGTTTTAAATTGTCTTTGTGAAAATCCTCCTAAAATACCCAGGCTGATCAAATTGTTATTAGTGATTGGATAAGTATAGGATATACTTAAACCTAAATTTGCCAAACCTAATTTAGAATCTCCGGCTTGGTCGTAATTAAAAAGTAATCCCGCATTCCATCGTCCCTTTGTTTTCCATTTTTTTGGATAAATCCGGATATCATAAGAGCCGGTAAGTGTCATATACCGAACAATGTCTTCCACAAACCATTGTCGGCGATAATTTAGAACCAACCTTTGATCCCCATTAAAAATACCGGTTAAACCGGGATTTAGATTTAAAGGAGAAGTATAAAATTGAGAATGGTGTATATCCTGTCCATATATAAGACAGTACATATTAAGAAAAACGATCAGTAAAATAAACCGCCGGATACGACTCATATTCAGTATGCTAAGGTATTAAATATTGCAAATTATTGTAATTCAATAATTTACAATATTAAAAGCCACCGGTTTTTGGTTGGTCCATTGTAGCTTTAACTGAGATAAAGGTAGTTTATTCCAGATATATTAAATAATTATTTATATTTATTTTAATAATGTGACGTTTCCTTTTTTTGAATATTTCTGGCCGTCGTTGCAGACCACTTTAAAATAATAACCATAAACATCCGGTGGAAGTTCCGAACCTTTATAACTGCCATCCCACCAATTTGTAATGTCCTTAGTTTCAAACACTTTTTCACCCCATCGATCGTAAATATACATTTCAACAGATTCAATAAATTTACTTTCAATCCGGAGGATATCATTATTGTTATCCTGATTTGGACTAAACACATTGGGCATAAAGACATCTTCTTCATTGCATTTAGGCCTGATTACAATTACGGCCACATCAGCACTTTCTTCACATCCATCAGCATTTTCAGCTTTTACAGTATATAAAATTGAATATTTTGGGGATGCAATCGGATCTGTACAGTCCAAACAACTTAAATCGTAGGGAATTATCCACTGATATTTATTAAATCCCGGGGTTACATGCAATGTGGTTGATTCACCTAAGTAAATGGTATCAGGATCTGCAGTTGCTTCTAAGGGAGGATCAAAGCGACTGATATTAACCTGAAAACTATCCTGAAAGGAACAGCCATATTCATTTACATAATAAACATGGTAAACAGTTGTATCTTTTGGTTTTACTATAATGCGATACAGCGTATCCAATGAAATGATATTTTTTCCTGTCCAATTTAATTTATACTTGTGATTATTTAGGGGTATAAATTCAACAAATCCATCCGCACCAGGGCATAAGTTGTGTTTGCCATCTATTTTGTGCAATGGATAAATTGGAACGACTTTAAAGGAGTCAACATCCCCACAACCATATATATCTGTTGCATAAGCATACACATACATTGAATCTGTAAATTTCCTGGTGACTTGATATCCATTTCCAATCAAAATTCCTATTTGATCAGTCCAATCAATATTTTGTACTACAGAGTTGGAATCCGTATAAGCTTGCAGCATTAGGGTATCATTGTAACACAAAACAATATCTGAATTTACTCTAAGATTAATTGGTGGTGGTACAAATACAGTCACTTCCCGATCAATAAAACAATCCGGTATGAACTTATCATAAATCCGAACCCGGTAGGTTGTTGTTTGCGAAACCGTTGCAGTAGGATTTGCTAAGAATGGATTATCCAATCCTGTAGCTGGAAACCATTCGTAGGTATAATTAGTATCCGCATTTTCATTCAATTTAACGGGTTTTCCAAGGCAACTCACGATGCGTTCCCGGATATTTACCATGATAAATCCTACATCAATGGATCGAATGATCTCATTAGTACACTCCGCTTCGACCTGGAGTTTTACAATGTATCGTCCAGGTTTGGAATACACATGAACAGGACTTTTTTCTTCGGATACGTTTGCATCTCCAAAATCCCATTTATAACTTCCCTGTGAACTTAAATTTGTGAACGTAACGATGGTATTATCACAATTCTTGTCTACTTTAAATTCTGCAGTTGGTTTGCAAATTGCTCTAACAGTTACAGAATCTGTTGCTTTGCATTGAAACTGATTTTCTAATTCAACGTTAAAAGTATATTGACCACAATGTGCAAGGGTGGCCTTAATTTGATCAGTTCCTTGTCCACTGACAATCGAACTATCAGGTTTCCAAATTATGGTCAGTTGATGATTTGCATTGGAGTTTAGCAATTTTAATTCAAAGGAATCTTGCTCGCAAATAACTAAAGAATCAATGCTGGTTTGGATTTGTACTTTTTGATTTTCAACGGTGATACTATCTGAGCCTGGACAATTAGCGCTGCTTTTAGCTCGTACATAAAATGTTTTTTTGTCCAGAGTTGATCCGGAATAATTAAAAGATCCACTCTTAAGAATATTCGAAAAATCAGGAGTATCAGACCATTCAACAGAAGATTCTACACCCCCGATTGCCTTAAGGAATAAACTATCCTGACATATGATTCCATCACCTGAAATATCGATGTCTAATAAACGGGATACCTTAACTAAAATAGAATCTGATTCTGTACAATTTCCATCTGTAATCACGACTTTATAAACAATATCCGAACCCGGACTGGCAATTGGATCCGGACAGTCATCACAACTTAAATCAGTAGAAGGAGTCCAGGTATATTTAAATCTGCTATCGGGATTGCTAATTAATTTTGTAGCTTCTCCAATGCAAATAGGAATATTATCGGATAGGAAAATTGGTTTTAAACGATTTAACTTGAATTCCTGTTCAATGGTGTCTTTACACCCTCCGGATGAAGTTACAATGAGTGACACATGTAATTGCCCGGTGTCGGTTGTAACAAGACTTGGATTTTGAAGCGTTGAAGTATTTATTTTACTATTCAATTGCATAAACCAATTCCAATTTGAAATTTGTAGCAAGGAA from Saprospiraceae bacterium includes:
- a CDS encoding PD40 domain-containing protein, coding for MWGRTVGIILVMFQLVIIDSNGQSLSRILEAAEKSLASKNYYDAYSKYREALEFEPTNASYLYKTAECARLFGAYKMAAMFYDSVLHHELNNFYPLAGFWLGQTRQIQGDYSNAILAYKIFNSEHSGEDSSYLTVAKKEIQACEWASEQLKYPIKGLTMERMSDQVNSQFSDFAPELFKDDLVYSSLRFENKKITTIPKRYNSKILISHKSEFPVELLPPDYVAEGLNIAHTSYNKDYTKVYFTICEDLNDYDKRCDLFTSTIDVSGNWSSPVKLPDYINIAGSTSTQPHLCYLDNDVNPTLFYVSNRSKGKGGLDIWYVKIDETGNYSEPVNCADINTNTDDITPYYHPKSKTLYFSSKGYLGMGGFDVYQSKYVDHSWAIPKNTGVPVNSSFDDVYYVITNLDTIAYLASNRTGTQFLDDASEACCLDLFKINLLPCDINLDAFVYQYYTKKELKNVNISLIDLDRPTAPRITINTEQTNTYRFAILCDKNYKLIATKQGYLPDSISFNTGKPAEFTNITKKLFLKPNAISLDVLSFHKITKDTLNAVTISLIDLDDPQREPIVVTNLNTNLSQFNIIPCHKYKIIGSKPDFATTIVYLNIDCATDSIVVQKIFLEPEIYSLLPISLYFDNDRPDPNTFKRHTLLKYSKTYEAYYAKKIDFLSKYLAIQKMNGDTSGYPMDTFFENQIKYGKERFDKFLKLLEKDLANGKRYEIFVKGYASPLAKPEYNLNLSQRRIVSIYNEFYRHNNGVLIEYIRSKQLKLSQKPFGETNAPTGISDKKQDLRSIFTIEASRERRVDIIEIKE
- a CDS encoding PorP/SprF family type IX secretion system membrane protein — translated: MSRIRRFILLIVFLNMYCLIYGQDIHHSQFYTSPLNLNPGLTGIFNGDQRLVLNYRRQWFVEDIVRYMTLTGSYDIRIYPKKWKTKGRWNAGLLFNYDQAGDSKLGLANLGLSISYTYPITNNNLISLGILGGFSQRQFKTEELQWDAQWIDNFDPNRPTGENLSNTSNQYFDFGTGINYRWQKSSRTKVDLGTAAYHLTRPDQKFFDQSLSIKLPIRFNINMQPAIKLASSFDLLLHGQYQLQQAYRELVLGGYGKFYLNQKRGKELNLLVGLASRLDDAIVPKIAVEYKTWYAGFSYDITTSGFKNVVNNRGGPEFSLMYILVKAHPLTVLKSCPIF
- a CDS encoding gliding motility-associated C-terminal domain-containing protein, yielding MIQTLIKRIPLLIGIYLLVGFSVTKLTASHIVGGEMTYRCLGGQVYEITLTLRRDCFNGSPEAEFDDPAHIGIFDTEGNPARNVGQFGLLLLDFRNDDTLNEILKTECEVVGGDVCVHTTTYRGKIELPFAKGGYTLAYQRCCRNKTITNITDPDLVGATYSIVISEDALRYCNSSPKFGAFPPIYVCGDRMIVFDDSAKDENGDSLVYSLCVPFAGADTANSKPTRPSKPPFPLINYKSPFSINDLLGGTPTLKIDRNTGLITGQPAAIGQYLVGVCVDEYRNGKLLSRVRRDFQYNVRFCTTNPVSRFDADKSVLCKGDSLVKFTNNSINSKSFTWYFDYPNTNYVSHDTNPEFNFPKAGKYRVALIAVRAKDCIDTNYKDIYLYDDNLLQANFDAKYGSCSDSINISFEDKSVDSLLQISNWNWFMQLNSKINTSTLQNPSLVTTDTGQLHVSLIVTSSGGCKDTIEQEFKLNRLKPIFLSDNIPICIGEATKLISNPDSRFKYTWTPSTDLSCDDCPDPIASPGSDIVYKVVITDGNCTESDSILVKVSRLLDIDISGDGIICQDSLFLKAIGGVESSVEWSDTPDFSNILKSGSFNYSGSTLDKKTFYVRAKSSANCPGSDSITVENQKVQIQTSIDSLVICEQDSFELKLLNSNANHQLTIIWKPDSSIVSGQGTDQIKATLAHCGQYTFNVELENQFQCKATDSVTVRAICKPTAEFKVDKNCDNTIVTFTNLSSQGSYKWDFGDANVSEEKSPVHVYSKPGRYIVKLQVEAECTNEIIRSIDVGFIMVNIRERIVSCLGKPVKLNENADTNYTYEWFPATGLDNPFLANPTATVSQTTTYRVRIYDKFIPDCFIDREVTVFVPPPINLRVNSDIVLCYNDTLMLQAYTDSNSVVQNIDWTDQIGILIGNGYQVTRKFTDSMYVYAYATDIYGCGDVDSFKVVPIYPLHKIDGKHNLCPGADGFVEFIPLNNHKYKLNWTGKNIISLDTLYRIIVKPKDTTVYHVYYVNEYGCSFQDSFQVNISRFDPPLEATADPDTIYLGESTTLHVTPGFNKYQWIIPYDLSCLDCTDPIASPKYSILYTVKAENADGCEESADVAVIVIRPKCNEEDVFMPNVFSPNQDNNNDILRIESKFIESVEMYIYDRWGEKVFETKDITNWWDGSYKGSELPPDVYGYYFKVVCNDGQKYSKKGNVTLLK